In a single window of the Elaeis guineensis isolate ETL-2024a chromosome 4, EG11, whole genome shotgun sequence genome:
- the LOC105043541 gene encoding LOW QUALITY PROTEIN: uncharacterized protein (The sequence of the model RefSeq protein was modified relative to this genomic sequence to represent the inferred CDS: inserted 1 base in 1 codon; deleted 2 bases in 1 codon), giving the protein MPIPSPEKNEPTATLSLSLSLRFLMNECMDKTIIPFKKALSLCLSSTMASSPPFLLFFLLLFPLLISATPPPPPPQPAPPGNRTPETQAEIDALTSFRLALHDPLGALAGWDPSSPSAPCSWRGVLCSRSSSPPRVVELRLPRLRLSGPISDRLAAGLPFLQKLSLRQNSFSGPIPASLSRLSRLRSLFLQFNSLTGPLPSSLLTNLSDLQVVSAAGNLLTGGVPTALPAALRFLDLSSNALAGPLPDNLSAAARLQLLNLSFNRLRGTLPPSLARLRSLLYLWLDWNRLEGPIPAVLANCSSLLHLGLQGNDLQGILPAALPVMRSLQVLSLSHNRLSGPLPSSLFSNSSLRIAQLADNAFTSLSPPPPANASSSLQVVDLKANRLAGTFPAWLADVSXLTVLDLSANDFSGALPPAIGRLSALQELRVGGNSMAGPIPPEIARCGALQFLDLEDNRFSGEVPTVLGGLARLRSLYLGGNLFSGRIPASFGNLSWLETLSLGKNRLTGGVPEELTRLSNLTFLDLSGNGISGDIPSGIGNLAGLQSLNLSKNRFSGSIPAAIGSLLNLKALDLSGQKNLSGDLPAELFGLPDLQVISLAENSFSGPVPEGFSSLWSLQHLNLTANSFSGPIPATYGYLQSLQVLSLSGNHISGEIPAELANCSNLTILQLRSNELSGPIPADLSRLSNVVEVDFGQNNLCGEIPPELSNCSSLVTLRLDGNNLSGDIPDSLSNLSKLQTLDLSANDLSGPVPSSLARISGLVRLNVSENHLSGEIPGVLSSRFGDPSAFAGNPSLCGPPLEAECKGSRRRKRRSWALLIGLVAAAVCILVLFCCFFVITLLRWRRRFLDSRAGVKKRSPGRGSGSSGSGENGGGGPKLVMFDNRITYADTVEATRQFDEENVLSRGRHGLVFKACYNDGTVLSILRLPSTSADGAIVIEEAAFRKEAESLGKVKHRNLTVLRGYYAGPPPDVRLLVYDYMPNGNLATLLQEASHQDGHVLTWPMRHLIALGVARGLAFLHASGVIHGDVKPQNILFDADFEAHLSDFGLERMVVTAGAAEAAAVASTSSTPVGSLGYVAPDAAAAGQATREGDVYSFGIVLLELLTGRRPGMFAGEEEDIVKWVKRQLQRGQISELLEPGLLELDPESTEWEEFLLGVKVGLLCTAPDPLDRPSMADIVFMLEGCRVGPDVPSSADPTSQPSPA; this is encoded by the exons ATGCCAATTCCCAGCCCAGAAAAGAACGAACCCAccgccactctctctctctctctctctctccgtttCTTGATGAACGAATGCATGGATAAAACCATTATtcccttcaagaaagctctctctctctgtctgtcCTCCACTATGGCGTCATCTCcccccttcctcctcttcttcctcctcctcttcccccTCCTCATCTCCGCCACCCCGCCGCCTCCGCCGCCGCAGCCAGCACCGCCAGGGAACCGGACTCCGGAGACCCAGGCGGAGATCGACGCCCTAACCTCCTTCCGCCTCGCCCTTCACGACCCCCTTGGCGCCCTCGCCGGATGGGACCCTTCCTCTCCCTCCGCCCCCTGCTCCTGGCGCGGCGTCCTCTGCTCTCGCTCCTCCAGCCCCCCACGCGTCGTCGAGCTCCGACTCCCCCGCCTCCGCCTCTCCGGCCCCATCTCCGACCGCCTCGCCGCCGGCCTCCCTTTCCTCCAAAAGCTCAGCCTCCGCCAAAACTCCTTCTCGGGCCCCATTCCTGCCTCCCTCTCCCGCCTTTCCCGCCTCCGCTCCCTCTTCCTCCAGTTCAACTCCCTCACCGGGcccctcccctcctccctcctcACCAACCTCTCCGACCTCCAGGTCGTCTCCGCCGCCGGCAACCTTCTCACCGGCGGCGTCCCCACCGCCCTCCCCGCCGCCCTCCGCTTCCTCGACCTCTCCTCCAACGCCCTAGCCGGCCCCCTCCCGGACAACCTCTCCGCCGCCGCC CGCCTCCAGCTCCTCAACCTCTCCTTCAACCGCCTCCGCGGCACCCTGCCTCCCTCGCTCGCCCGCCTCCGTTCCCTCCTCTACCTCTGGCTCGACTGGAACCGCCTGGAGGGTCCCATCCCCGCCGTCCTCGCCAACTGCTCCTCCCTCCTCCACCTCGGCCTCCAGGGCAACGACCTTCAAGGCATCCTCCCCGCCGCGCTCCCCGTCATGCGCTCCCTACAGGTCCTCTCCCTCTCCCACAACCGCCTTTCCGGccccctcccctcctccctcttctCCAACTCCTCTCTCCGCATCGCCCAGCTAGCCGACAACGCCTTCACCTCCCTCTCCCCGCCGCCGCCGGCCAATGCCTCCTCCTCCCTCCAGGTCGTCGACCTCAAGGCCAACCGGCTCGCCGGCACCTTCCCGGCGTGGCTCGCCGATGTCT GCCTCACGGTACTGGATCTCTCCGCCAACGACTTCTCCGGCGCCCTCCCGCCGGCGATCGGGCGTCTGTCGGCGCTGCAGGAGCTCCGGGTCGGGGGCAACTCCATGGCCGGCCCCATCCCGCCGGAGATTGCGCGATGCGGCGCCCTTCAGTTTCTTGATCTCGAGGACAACCGCTTCTCCGGCGAGGTCCCGACGGTTCTTGGAGGGCTCGCCAGGCTGAGGAGCCTCTATCTCGGCGGGAATCTCTTCTCCGGGCGGATTCCGGCCAGTTTTGGGAATCTGTCCTGGCTGGAGACCCTTTCCCTCGGCAAGAACCGGCTCACTGGCGGCGTGCCGGAGGAGCTGACGCGGCTGAGCAACCTGACCTTCTTGGACCTCTCCGGGAACGGAATCTCCGGCGACATCCCGTCCGGCATCGGGAATCTTGCAGGGTTACAGAGCCTGAACCTGAGCAAGAACCGGTTCTCCGGCAGCATTCCGGCGGCGATCGGGAGCCTCCTGAACCTGAAGGCATTGGATCTCAGCGGGCAGAAAAACCTCTCCGGCGATCTTCCGGCGGAGCTTTTCGGACTGCCGGACCTTCAGGTGATCTCTCTTGCCGAGAACTCGTTTTCCGGCCCAGTCCCCGAGGGTTTCAGCAGCCTTTGGAGCTTGCAGCATCTGAACCTCACGGCGAACTCCTTCTCCGGCCCGATCCCGGCGACCTACGGCTACCTCCAGTCCCTTCAAGTCCTCTCTCTCTCCGGCAATCACATCTCCGGAGAGATCCCCGCGGAGCTCGCCAACTGCTCCAACCTCACCATACTCCAGCTCCGGTCCAACGAACTGTCCGGCCCCATTCCGGCGGATCTTTCCCGCCTCTCCAATGTGGTGGAGGTCGACTTCGGCCAGAACAATCTCTGCGGCGAGATCCCGCCTGAACTTTCCAACTGCTCTTCGCTGGTCACGCTCCGGCTGGATGGCAACAATCTCTCAGGTGACATCCCCGACTCCCTCTCCAATCTTTCCAAACTCCAGACGCTCGACCTCTCTGCCAACGACCTCTCCGGCCCCGTCCCTTCGTCCCTGGCTCGCATCTCTGGGCTGGTGCGGCTCAATGTCTCGGAGAACCACCTTAGCGGCGAGATCCCTGGGGTGCTGAGCTCTCGCTTCGGGGACCCGTCGGCCTTCGCCGGAAACCCGAGCCTCTGCGGGCCGCCACTGGAAGCGGAATGCAAGGGTTCGCGGAGGAGGAAGCGGCGGAGCTGGGCCCTGTTGATCGGCCTGGTGGCAGCTGCCGTCTGTATTCTGGTCCTCTTCTGCTGCTTCTTCGTGATCACCCTGTTGAGGTGGCGGCGCCGCTTCCTCGACAGCAGAGCCGGCGTCAAGAAGCGAAGCCCCGGGAGGGGCAGCGGGTCGAGTGGGAGTGGAGAGAACGGCGGTGGGGGCCCTAAGCTGGTCATGTTCGACAACCGGATCACCTACGCCGACACGGTGGAGGCGACGCGGCAATTCGACGAGGAGAACGTGCTCAGCCGCGGCCGCCACGGCCTCGTGTTCAAGGCCTGCTACAACGACGGCACGGTGCTATCCATCCTTCGCCTGCCTTCGACTTCGGCCGACGGGGCGATCGTGATCGAGGAGGCGGCGTTCCGGAAGGAGGCGGAGTCGCTGGGGAAGGTGAAGCACAGGAACCTCACAGTGCTGAGGGGTTACTACGCCGGCCCGCCACCAGATGTTCGACTGCTGGTCTACGACTACATGCCCAACGGCAACCTCGCGACGCTCCTCCAGGAGGCGTCCCACCAGGACGGCCACGTCCTCACCTGGCCCATGCGCCACCTCATCGCCCTCGGCGTGGCCCGCGGCCTGGCATTCCTCCACGCCTCCGGCGTCATCCACGGGGACGTCAAGCCGCAGAACATACTGTTCGACGCGGACTTCGAGGCGCATCTGTCGGACTTCGGGCTGGAGCGGATGGTGGTGACGGCCGGGGCGGCGGAGGCGGCGGCGGTGGCGTCGACGTCGTCGACGCCGGTGGGGTCGCTGGGGTACGTGGCGCCGGACGCGGCGGCGGCGGGGCAGGCGACGAGGGAGGGTGACGTGTACAGCTTTGGGATCGTGCTGCTGGAGCTGCTGACGGGACGGCGGCCGGGGATGTTCGCGGGAGAGGAGGAGGACATCGTGAAGTGGGTGAAGCGGCAGCTGCAGCGGGGCCAGATCTCGGAGCTGCTGGAGCCGGGGCTGCTGGAGCTGGACCCGGAGTCGACGGAGTGGGAGGAGTTCCTCCTCGGGGTGAAGGTGGGGCTCCTCTGCACCGCCCCCGATCCCCTCGACCGGCCATCCATGGCCGACATCGTCTTCATGCTCGAGGGCTGCCGGGTGGGTCCGGACGTCCCCTCCTCCGCCGATCCCACCTCCCAGCCTTCCCCCGCCTGA